A stretch of Streptomyces vietnamensis DNA encodes these proteins:
- a CDS encoding HAD family hydrolase has product MLGLVENHSLPRTAAFFDLDKTVIAKSSTLTFSKSFYRGGLISRRAALRTAYIQFVFLAGGADHDQMERMREYLSALCKGWNVAQVKELVAETLHDLIDPIIYDEAASLIEEHHAAGRDVVIVSTSGAEVVEPIGEMLGADRVVATRMVVGEDGCFTGEVEYYAYGPTKAEAVRELAESEGYDLSRCYAYSDSATDIPMLEAVGHPYAVNPDRTLRREAVAREWPVLAFEKPVRLKQRLPEFRMPPRPTLVAAAAVGAAAVGAGLVWYAARRRQAALTERLAGDFARI; this is encoded by the coding sequence ATGCTCGGGCTCGTGGAAAACCACTCCTTGCCGCGCACAGCCGCCTTCTTTGACCTGGACAAGACGGTCATTGCGAAGTCATCGACGCTGACCTTCAGCAAGTCCTTCTACCGGGGCGGACTGATCAGCCGCCGCGCCGCCCTGCGGACGGCCTACATCCAGTTCGTCTTCCTGGCGGGTGGAGCCGATCACGACCAGATGGAGCGGATGCGTGAATATCTTTCCGCGCTCTGCAAAGGCTGGAACGTCGCCCAGGTGAAGGAGCTCGTCGCCGAGACCCTTCACGATCTGATCGACCCGATCATCTACGACGAAGCGGCCTCCCTCATCGAGGAACACCACGCCGCCGGCCGCGACGTCGTGATCGTCTCGACCTCCGGTGCCGAGGTGGTCGAGCCGATCGGCGAGATGCTCGGTGCCGACCGGGTCGTCGCCACCCGGATGGTGGTCGGCGAGGACGGATGCTTCACCGGGGAGGTGGAGTACTACGCCTACGGGCCGACGAAGGCGGAGGCGGTCCGGGAGCTCGCGGAGTCGGAGGGCTACGACCTCTCGCGCTGCTACGCGTACAGCGATTCGGCGACCGACATCCCCATGCTGGAGGCCGTCGGCCACCCGTACGCGGTCAACCCCGACCGGACGCTGCGCCGTGAGGCCGTGGCCCGGGAGTGGCCCGTTCTCGCCTTCGAGAAGCCGGTGCGGCTCAAGCAGCGGCTGCCCGAATTCCGGATGCCGCCCCGCCCCACGCTCGTCGCCGCGGCGGCGGTGGGAGCGGCAGCCGTCGGGGCCGGGCTCGTCTGGTACGCGGCCCGGCGCCGGCAAGCCGCCCTCACCGAGCGTCTCGCCGGGGACTTTGCCCGAATTTGA
- a CDS encoding ATP-binding protein yields MKIAFVGKGGSGKTTLSSLFIRHLAANEAPVVAVDADINQHLGAALGLPEAEAAALPAMGAHLPLIKEYLRGSNPRIASADTMIKTTPPGEGSRLLRVREDNPVYEACARAVPLDDGAVRLMATGPFTESDLGVSCYHSKVGAVELCLNHLVDGADEYVVVDMTAGSDSFASGLFTRFDMTFLVAEPTRKGVSVYRQYKEYARDFGVALKVVGNKVQGRDDLDFLREEVGEDLLVTVGHSDWVRAMEKGRPPRFELLEAENRMALQALQDAADDSYAHRDWERYTRQMVHFHLRNAESWGNAKTGADLAAQVDPGFVLSEGLSAVQPA; encoded by the coding sequence ATGAAGATCGCTTTCGTGGGGAAGGGCGGCAGCGGCAAGACCACGCTGTCCTCGCTCTTCATCCGTCACCTCGCCGCCAACGAAGCACCGGTCGTCGCCGTCGACGCCGACATCAACCAGCACCTGGGCGCCGCGCTCGGTCTGCCCGAGGCGGAGGCCGCCGCGCTGCCCGCGATGGGCGCGCACCTGCCGCTCATCAAGGAGTACCTGCGGGGCAGCAACCCGCGGATCGCCTCCGCCGACACGATGATCAAGACGACGCCGCCCGGGGAGGGTTCGCGGCTGCTGCGGGTCCGCGAGGACAACCCGGTGTACGAGGCGTGCGCGCGGGCGGTGCCGCTCGACGACGGCGCGGTCCGGCTGATGGCGACCGGCCCCTTCACGGAGTCGGATCTCGGGGTCTCCTGCTACCACTCGAAGGTCGGCGCGGTGGAGCTGTGCCTCAACCACCTGGTCGACGGGGCCGACGAGTACGTGGTCGTCGACATGACGGCGGGTTCGGACTCCTTCGCCTCCGGCCTCTTCACCCGCTTCGACATGACGTTCCTGGTCGCCGAGCCGACCCGCAAGGGCGTCTCGGTCTACCGCCAGTACAAGGAGTACGCGCGGGACTTCGGCGTGGCGCTGAAGGTCGTCGGCAACAAGGTGCAGGGCCGGGACGACCTCGACTTCCTGCGCGAGGAGGTGGGCGAGGACCTGCTGGTGACGGTGGGCCACTCGGACTGGGTCCGCGCGATGGAGAAGGGCCGCCCGCCCCGCTTCGAACTCCTGGAGGCGGAGAACCGCATGGCGCTCCAGGCCCTCCAGGACGCGGCGGACGACTCGTACGCCCACCGCGACTGGGAGCGCTACACGCGCCAGATGGTCCACTTCCACCTGCGCAACGCGGAGAGCTGGGGCAACGCCAAAACCGGGGCCGACCTGGCGGCGCAGGTCGACCCCGGGTTCGTGTTGTCCGAAGGGCTCAGTGCCGTGCAGCCGGCTTAG
- the ssd gene encoding septum site-determining protein Ssd has product METSRTSGARGTTCGSAAEGPRRGGPLIVTEDLGLLDDLLRLCAAAGVEPEVHHRVPERRASWTDPPLVLVGDDAAARCRGAARRPGTLLVGRDRDDPELWRLAVEIGAESVLSLPAAESLLVDRLADAAEGADRPALTVGVVGGRGGAGASTLACGLALAAARAGHRTLLVDGDPLGGGLDVLLGGEREEGRRWPDFATSKGRLAGGALEESLPSVRGVRVLSWGRDPAAPMPPEAVRSVLAAARRRGGVVVVDLPRGADPSAVEALAQLDLGLLVVPGELRAVAAAHRMVSTIGPAVRDLRAVVRGPYAAGLDERWVADALRLPLAGELPYDPGIVADQDAGMPPGAEPRGPLGRFCTAFWERALVPGGPA; this is encoded by the coding sequence GTGGAGACATCCAGGACTTCCGGGGCCAGGGGGACGACATGCGGTTCGGCGGCGGAAGGGCCGCGCCGGGGCGGGCCGCTGATCGTCACCGAGGACCTCGGGCTGCTCGACGACCTCCTGCGGCTCTGCGCCGCGGCCGGGGTCGAGCCCGAGGTGCACCACCGGGTGCCGGAGCGGCGGGCGAGCTGGACCGACCCGCCGCTCGTCCTGGTCGGCGACGACGCCGCCGCCCGCTGCCGGGGGGCGGCGCGCCGGCCGGGGACCCTCCTCGTCGGCCGTGACCGGGACGATCCGGAGCTGTGGCGGCTTGCGGTGGAGATCGGCGCGGAGAGCGTACTGAGCCTCCCGGCCGCCGAGAGCCTTCTCGTCGACCGCCTCGCCGACGCGGCCGAGGGCGCGGACAGGCCGGCGCTGACCGTCGGCGTCGTCGGCGGCCGGGGCGGCGCGGGGGCCTCCACCCTGGCCTGCGGTCTCGCGCTGGCCGCCGCGAGGGCCGGGCACCGCACGCTGCTCGTCGACGGCGACCCGCTGGGCGGAGGGCTCGACGTGTTGCTCGGCGGCGAGCGCGAGGAGGGCAGGCGATGGCCCGACTTCGCCACCTCGAAGGGCCGCCTGGCCGGCGGCGCCCTGGAGGAGTCCCTGCCGTCGGTGCGCGGGGTCCGGGTGCTCAGCTGGGGCCGGGACCCGGCGGCGCCGATGCCGCCCGAGGCCGTGCGGTCCGTGCTCGCCGCCGCGCGGCGCCGGGGCGGGGTCGTCGTGGTGGACCTGCCGCGCGGCGCCGACCCGTCGGCCGTCGAGGCCCTGGCGCAGCTCGACCTCGGACTGCTCGTCGTTCCCGGGGAGTTGAGGGCCGTTGCGGCCGCGCACCGGATGGTCTCGACGATCGGACCGGCCGTGCGCGACCTGCGCGCCGTGGTCCGCGGGCCGTACGCGGCGGGGCTCGACGAGCGGTGGGTAGCCGACGCGCTGCGGCTGCCGCTCGCCGGTGAACTCCCTTACGACCCGGGGATCGTGGCCGACCAGGACGCGGGAATGCCGCCGGGCGCCGAGCCCCGGGGCCCCCTCGGCCGGTTCTGCACCGCCTTCTGGGAGCGCGCTCTCGTGCCCGGTGGTCCGGCATGA
- a CDS encoding oxidoreductase, with translation MSTHASDPLAALGSLPGVAEAVDSVRKAVDRVYGHRVMRRRSNEISSEAALRGARGSAALSGADWALEEVRRRTDFSADAEARTVGAALRLGAEAGQLLSIWRQSPLRVLARLHLVAAGDAGVPGGTGVGDSVGRPRLDGETVDEPLIDAPLPTPAEVAGRLDGLAELIVAGSEAPALVTAAVVHGELLALRPFTSYNGLVARAAERIALVGSGLDPKAICPAEVGHAEQGRAAYLAAFEGYLSGTPEGMGAWIAHCGRSVELGVRESTAVCEALQRGAA, from the coding sequence ATGAGTACGCACGCCTCTGACCCCTTGGCCGCCCTCGGCTCCCTGCCGGGCGTCGCCGAAGCGGTGGACTCCGTACGCAAGGCCGTCGACCGGGTCTACGGCCACCGCGTGATGCGCCGCCGCAGCAACGAGATCTCCTCCGAGGCGGCCCTGCGCGGCGCGCGCGGCTCGGCCGCCCTGTCCGGGGCCGACTGGGCCCTGGAAGAGGTCCGCCGCCGCACCGACTTCAGCGCCGACGCCGAGGCCCGCACGGTCGGTGCCGCCCTGCGCCTCGGCGCCGAGGCCGGGCAGCTGCTCTCCATCTGGCGCCAGTCCCCGCTGCGCGTGCTCGCCCGGCTCCACCTGGTCGCGGCCGGGGACGCGGGTGTCCCGGGCGGCACCGGCGTCGGCGACTCCGTGGGCCGGCCCCGGCTGGACGGCGAGACGGTCGACGAACCGCTGATCGACGCCCCGCTGCCGACGCCCGCCGAGGTCGCGGGGCGGCTCGACGGCCTCGCCGAGCTGATCGTCGCGGGCAGCGAGGCCCCGGCGCTCGTGACGGCCGCCGTGGTGCACGGCGAGCTGCTCGCACTGCGCCCGTTCACCTCGTACAACGGTCTGGTCGCGCGGGCGGCGGAGCGGATCGCGCTGGTCGGCAGCGGCCTCGACCCCAAGGCGATCTGCCCGGCCGAGGTCGGCCACGCGGAGCAGGGGCGGGCCGCGTACCTGGCCGCCTTCGAGGGGTACCTGTCGGGCACCCCGGAGGGCATGGGCGCCTGGATCGCACACTGCGGGCGCTCGGTCGAACTGGGGGTCCGGGAGTCGACGGCCGTCTGCGAGGCCCTCCAGCGCGGCGCCGCCTGA
- a CDS encoding type II secretion system F family protein: MRGAAHGAAALCAVLALWWTAERRRGAGRARAVLAGGVPDDRGSWEWPAVAARWWALLRERRAWLCLPVAGVLALLGESPLPLVAGALAVPLVGRRLRAAGRRKEREARAERVVALCGAVVGELRAGWQPAQALSFAARETGALGAAEAPVLAAARFGGDVPEALRRAARQDGADGLAGMAACWQVAVDGGAGLADGLDRLEAALREHHEQRDRLRAELAGAWATVTVLALLPAAGLALGAALGADPLRVLLHTPAGLGCLAVGGALEAAGLWWAARIVRGGERA; this comes from the coding sequence ATGCGGGGCGCGGCACACGGGGCGGCGGCGCTCTGCGCGGTGCTCGCCCTGTGGTGGACAGCCGAGCGGCGGCGCGGTGCGGGCCGGGCAAGAGCGGTGCTTGCGGGCGGAGTTCCCGACGACCGCGGCAGCTGGGAGTGGCCCGCGGTGGCCGCGCGCTGGTGGGCCCTGCTGCGGGAGCGGCGCGCCTGGCTGTGCCTGCCGGTGGCGGGAGTCCTCGCGCTCCTCGGCGAGTCACCGCTGCCGCTGGTGGCGGGGGCGCTCGCGGTGCCCCTGGTGGGACGGCGGTTGCGGGCCGCCGGGCGCCGGAAGGAGCGGGAGGCGCGGGCCGAGCGCGTGGTGGCCCTGTGCGGGGCGGTCGTCGGGGAGCTGAGGGCCGGCTGGCAGCCCGCGCAGGCACTGTCCTTCGCGGCCAGGGAGACGGGCGCGCTCGGCGCCGCGGAGGCGCCGGTCCTCGCGGCGGCCCGGTTCGGCGGGGACGTGCCGGAGGCGCTGCGGCGGGCGGCCCGGCAGGACGGCGCCGACGGGCTCGCGGGCATGGCGGCCTGCTGGCAGGTGGCCGTCGACGGAGGCGCGGGCCTGGCCGACGGGCTCGACCGCCTGGAGGCCGCCCTGCGGGAGCACCACGAGCAGCGCGACCGCCTGCGGGCCGAACTGGCCGGCGCCTGGGCCACGGTGACGGTCCTCGCGCTGCTCCCGGCGGCCGGGCTCGCCCTCGGCGCCGCCCTGGGCGCCGACCCGCTGCGGGTGCTGCTGCACACACCGGCCGGCCTGGGCTGCCTGGCCGTGGGCGGGGCGCTGGAGGCGGCCGGACTGTGGTGGGCCGCGCGGATCGTACGGGGAGGGGAGCGGGCATGA
- a CDS encoding TadE family type IV pilus minor pilin: MRRSDRGFVTVEAAMVLPVLALFTVTLLWALAAAAAQIRCVDAARAGARAAARSEPAASAEAAARAAAPEGARVSVAREGELWRVTVEAAAPGPRGMGVTLRAGAAALAEDAVGGGVP; the protein is encoded by the coding sequence ATGCGCCGTTCTGACCGGGGGTTCGTGACCGTGGAGGCGGCGATGGTCCTGCCCGTCCTCGCACTGTTCACGGTGACCCTGCTCTGGGCGCTGGCCGCGGCCGCCGCGCAGATCCGGTGCGTGGACGCGGCACGGGCGGGGGCGAGGGCGGCGGCCCGTTCGGAGCCGGCGGCCTCCGCCGAGGCGGCTGCCCGGGCCGCCGCGCCCGAGGGGGCCCGGGTGTCGGTGGCGAGGGAGGGCGAGCTGTGGCGGGTGACGGTGGAGGCGGCGGCCCCGGGCCCCCGGGGCATGGGCGTCACCCTGCGGGCCGGCGCGGCGGCCCTCGCGGAGGACGCGGTGGGCGGGGGAGTGCCGTGA
- a CDS encoding DUF4244 domain-containing protein: MAVKVWLGDWWRARRAAARRDAGMTTSEYAVGTIAAAAFAAVLYKIVTSGAVSGALESVIGKALDAPF, encoded by the coding sequence ATGGCGGTCAAGGTGTGGCTGGGCGATTGGTGGCGGGCGCGGCGGGCGGCCGCGCGCCGCGACGCGGGGATGACCACGTCCGAGTACGCGGTGGGGACGATCGCCGCGGCGGCGTTCGCCGCCGTGCTCTACAAGATCGTGACCAGCGGGGCGGTCTCGGGGGCGCTGGAGTCGGTGATCGGGAAGGCCCTCGATGCGCCGTTCTGA
- a CDS encoding Rv3654c family TadE-like protein, which translates to MTGRKAGRGGDRGAATVWAAFAACALCVVFGVVLALGQAVGARHRAGGAADLAALAAADRALWGEAEACAAASRVAAAQGAELARCAVRDGIAEVTARVVRGPYRPEVRSRAGPPGRAPLLERAPGTAPGPPSGVP; encoded by the coding sequence GTGACGGGGCGGAAGGCCGGCCGTGGTGGTGACCGTGGGGCGGCGACCGTGTGGGCCGCGTTCGCGGCGTGCGCGTTGTGCGTGGTGTTCGGGGTGGTGCTCGCGCTCGGGCAGGCGGTGGGCGCCAGGCACCGGGCCGGCGGGGCCGCCGACCTGGCCGCCCTCGCCGCCGCCGACCGGGCCCTGTGGGGCGAGGCCGAGGCGTGCGCCGCCGCCTCGCGGGTGGCCGCCGCGCAGGGCGCCGAGCTGGCGCGGTGCGCGGTGCGGGACGGGATCGCGGAGGTGACCGCCAGGGTCGTGCGCGGCCCGTACCGGCCGGAGGTCAGGTCGCGGGCGGGTCCTCCGGGGCGGGCTCCGCTGCTGGAGAGGGCCCCTGGGACGGCTCCGGGGCCTCCCTCAGGAGTTCCGTGA
- a CDS encoding DEAD/DEAH box helicase, producing the protein MAFNHLPAAMHDALEALSVMAVTHSVPMAKNHRPRRPAGETGDRPSPGMILDRLSSGESRAARITHTEHMPAREGRHAVWPHRIRPEVIAAIRAAGIEHPWAHQAEAAEHALDGESVVIATGTASGKSLAYLAPVLSTLLDGSEAPNGRGTTALYLAPTKALAADQRRAVRELAAPLGNRIRPAVYDGDTPVEEREWVRQYANYVLTNPDMLHRGILPSHPRWSSFLRSLRYVVIDECHTYRGVFGSHVAQVLRRLRRICARYGSEPVFLLASATSAEPALAAGRLTGLPVTEVSDDASPRGELVFALWEPPLTELQGERGAPVRRTATAETADLLTGLTRQGVRSVAFVRSRRGAELISVIAQERLAETDRALARRVAAYRGGYLPEERRALERALHSGELLGLAATTALELGVDVSGLDAVLIAGYPGTRASLWQQAGRAGRSGEGALAILVARDDPLDTFLVHHPEAIFEQPVETTVLDPDNPYVLAPHLCAAAAELPLTEPDLALFGPAVPGLLPQLEGAGLLRRRSTGWYWTRRERAADLTDIRGGGGSPVRIVEAGTGRLLGTVDEAASHTAVHEGAVHLHQGRTYLVRELDLKDSVALVEEAVPPYSTTARDTTSITVLETDTEIPWGAGRLCYGSVEVTNQVVSFLRRRLITGEVLGETKLDLPPRTLRTRAVWWTVTEDQLDAARITPEILGGALHAAEHASIGMLPLFATCDRWDIGGVSVPLHPDTLLPTVFVYDGHPGGAGFAERAFHTARAWLTATREAIASCECEAGCPSCIQSPKCGNGNDPLHKRGAVRLLTELLREAPEPSQGPSPAAEPAPEDPPAT; encoded by the coding sequence ATGGCATTCAATCACTTACCAGCAGCCATGCACGACGCCTTGGAAGCATTGTCCGTCATGGCAGTGACACACTCGGTGCCGATGGCCAAGAATCACCGCCCCCGTCGTCCGGCCGGGGAAACGGGCGACCGCCCCTCTCCCGGCATGATCCTGGACCGGCTCTCCTCGGGCGAGAGCCGGGCCGCGCGCATCACTCATACGGAGCACATGCCCGCCCGGGAGGGCCGCCATGCCGTCTGGCCGCACCGCATCCGTCCGGAAGTGATCGCGGCGATCCGGGCGGCCGGCATCGAGCACCCCTGGGCCCACCAGGCGGAGGCCGCCGAGCACGCCCTGGACGGCGAGTCCGTGGTGATCGCCACGGGCACCGCCTCGGGCAAGTCGCTCGCCTACCTCGCCCCGGTCCTCAGCACCCTCCTGGACGGCTCGGAGGCCCCGAACGGCCGCGGCACCACCGCCCTCTACCTGGCGCCCACCAAGGCCCTCGCCGCCGACCAGCGGCGCGCCGTGCGGGAACTGGCCGCCCCGCTCGGCAACCGGATCCGCCCCGCCGTCTACGACGGCGACACGCCGGTCGAGGAGCGCGAGTGGGTCCGCCAGTACGCGAACTACGTGCTGACCAACCCCGACATGCTGCACCGGGGCATACTCCCCTCCCACCCCAGGTGGTCCTCCTTCCTGCGCTCCCTGCGCTACGTCGTGATCGACGAGTGCCACACCTACCGGGGCGTCTTCGGCTCCCACGTCGCCCAGGTGCTGCGCCGCCTGCGCCGGATCTGCGCCCGGTACGGCTCCGAACCGGTCTTCCTCCTCGCCTCGGCCACCTCCGCCGAACCCGCCCTGGCCGCCGGCCGCCTCACCGGCCTGCCCGTCACCGAGGTCTCCGACGACGCCTCCCCGCGCGGCGAGCTGGTCTTCGCCCTGTGGGAGCCGCCGCTGACCGAGCTGCAGGGCGAGCGCGGCGCGCCCGTGCGCCGCACCGCCACCGCCGAGACCGCGGACCTGCTGACCGGCCTGACCCGGCAGGGCGTCCGCTCGGTCGCCTTCGTCCGCTCCCGGCGCGGCGCCGAGCTGATCTCGGTGATCGCCCAGGAACGGCTGGCCGAGACCGACCGCGCGCTCGCCCGCCGCGTCGCCGCCTACCGGGGCGGCTACCTGCCCGAGGAGCGCCGCGCCCTGGAGCGGGCCCTGCACTCCGGCGAGCTCCTCGGCCTGGCCGCCACGACCGCCCTGGAACTGGGCGTGGACGTCTCAGGCCTGGACGCCGTCCTGATCGCCGGCTACCCGGGCACCCGGGCCTCCCTGTGGCAGCAGGCGGGCCGCGCCGGCCGCTCGGGCGAGGGCGCCCTCGCGATCCTGGTCGCCCGGGACGACCCGCTGGACACCTTCCTCGTCCACCACCCGGAAGCGATCTTCGAACAGCCGGTCGAGACGACCGTCCTGGACCCCGACAACCCCTACGTCCTCGCCCCCCATCTGTGCGCCGCCGCCGCGGAGCTCCCGCTGACCGAACCGGACCTGGCCCTCTTCGGCCCGGCCGTGCCCGGCCTGCTGCCCCAGCTGGAAGGCGCCGGCCTGCTGCGCCGCCGCTCCACCGGCTGGTACTGGACCCGCCGCGAACGGGCCGCCGACCTGACCGACATCCGGGGCGGCGGCGGCAGCCCCGTCCGGATCGTGGAGGCCGGCACCGGCCGCCTCCTCGGCACGGTCGACGAGGCCGCCTCCCACACCGCCGTCCACGAGGGCGCCGTCCACCTCCACCAGGGCCGCACCTACCTGGTGCGGGAGCTCGACCTCAAGGACTCCGTGGCCCTCGTCGAGGAGGCCGTCCCCCCGTACTCCACCACCGCCCGCGACACCACCTCCATCACCGTCCTCGAAACCGACACCGAGATCCCCTGGGGAGCCGGCCGCCTCTGCTACGGCTCCGTCGAGGTCACCAACCAGGTCGTCTCCTTCCTCCGCCGCCGTCTGATCACCGGCGAGGTGCTCGGCGAGACCAAGCTCGACCTGCCGCCCCGCACCCTGCGCACCCGGGCCGTGTGGTGGACGGTCACCGAGGACCAGCTCGACGCCGCCCGGATCACCCCGGAGATCCTCGGCGGCGCCCTGCACGCCGCCGAGCACGCCTCCATCGGCATGCTGCCTCTCTTCGCCACCTGCGACCGCTGGGACATCGGCGGCGTCTCCGTACCGCTCCATCCCGACACCCTGCTGCCGACCGTCTTCGTGTACGACGGGCACCCGGGCGGCGCAGGCTTCGCCGAGCGCGCCTTCCACACCGCCCGCGCCTGGCTGACGGCCACCCGGGAGGCCATCGCCTCCTGCGAGTGCGAGGCGGGCTGCCCCTCCTGCATCCAGTCCCCGAAGTGCGGCAACGGCAACGATCCGCTCCACAAGCGCGGCGCCGTCCGCCTCCTCACGGAACTCCTGAGGGAGGCCCCGGAGCCGTCCCAGGGGCCCTCTCCAGCAGCGGAGCCCGCCCCGGAGGACCCGCCCGCGACCTGA
- a CDS encoding type II secretion system F family protein, translated as MRPDVVRAAGLLALAAALCVQGVLEVLRGLRARRTRRRAGGLLPRPEPRPRKVRGGLPPWVGPWLLPLVGVGFGWVLSGGVGGLCAGALTAAGVRWRAMRQAAPPASDEEAARHLPLAADLLAACAASGAGPGAAAEAVGRSLGGPLGERLTRTAAELRLGGEPAEVWGRFGAIPGAEGLARCMERAGSSGAPAAEAVARHATALRAGRARAAAARARRAQVLISAPVGLCFLPAFLAVGVAPVVIGLAAGLLDG; from the coding sequence ATGAGGCCGGACGTCGTTCGGGCGGCGGGCCTCCTGGCCCTGGCGGCCGCCCTGTGCGTGCAGGGCGTCCTGGAGGTGCTGCGCGGACTGCGGGCGCGCCGGACGCGGCGGCGGGCCGGAGGCCTTCTCCCGAGGCCGGAACCGCGCCCCCGGAAGGTCCGGGGCGGGCTGCCGCCCTGGGTGGGGCCCTGGCTGCTGCCCTTGGTGGGGGTCGGCTTCGGCTGGGTGCTGTCCGGCGGGGTCGGCGGCCTGTGCGCCGGGGCCCTGACGGCCGCGGGAGTGAGGTGGCGGGCCATGAGGCAGGCCGCGCCACCGGCCAGCGACGAGGAGGCGGCGCGCCATCTGCCGCTCGCCGCCGATCTGTTGGCGGCCTGTGCCGCCTCCGGAGCTGGGCCCGGTGCGGCGGCGGAGGCGGTGGGCCGGTCGCTGGGCGGGCCCCTCGGCGAGCGCCTGACCCGCACGGCCGCCGAACTGCGGCTCGGCGGCGAACCGGCCGAGGTGTGGGGGAGATTCGGCGCGATACCGGGCGCCGAAGGACTGGCCCGCTGCATGGAGCGGGCGGGTTCCTCGGGAGCGCCGGCGGCGGAGGCCGTCGCCCGGCACGCGACCGCCCTGCGCGCCGGCCGCGCCCGCGCGGCGGCGGCCCGGGCACGCCGGGCACAGGTGCTGATCAGCGCGCCCGTGGGGCTCTGCTTCCTGCCCGCCTTCCTGGCGGTGGGAGTGGCTCCGGTGGTGATCGGCCTCGCGGCGGGACTGCTGGACGGATGA
- a CDS encoding TadA family conjugal transfer-associated ATPase, which produces MTGTGGAAWSEGGGAGLLDAVRQRLAASGAEPTPARVAAALRAQGRLLGDAEVLGAAEELRCELIGTGPLEPLLADPAVTDVLVSAPDRVWVDRGTGLERAPVAFPDATAVRRLAQRLAAVAGRRLDDARPWVDARLPDGTRMHAVLPPVAVGSTCLSLRVVRPRAFSLEELVAAGTVPPDGAPILRALIDARVSYLVSGGTGTGKTTLLASLLGLVGERERIVLAEDSAELRPDHPHVVRLEARPANQEGAGLVTLRDLVRQALRMRPDRLVVGEVRGGEAVDLLAALNTGHEGGCGTVHANTAADVPARLEALGTAAGLDRAALHSQLGAGLSVVLHVVRDRDGRRRIAEVHVLERDRDGLVRTVPALRWGAAGFERERGWERLRSLIGGGSR; this is translated from the coding sequence ATGACCGGGACAGGGGGCGCGGCTTGGAGCGAGGGTGGCGGAGCGGGGCTCCTCGACGCCGTGCGGCAGCGGCTCGCGGCGAGCGGGGCCGAGCCCACCCCGGCGCGCGTGGCGGCGGCGCTGCGCGCCCAGGGAAGACTCCTGGGCGATGCGGAAGTCCTCGGGGCGGCCGAGGAGTTGAGGTGTGAGCTGATCGGCACCGGTCCGCTGGAGCCGCTGCTCGCCGACCCGGCGGTCACCGACGTCCTGGTCTCCGCACCCGACCGGGTGTGGGTGGACCGGGGAACCGGTCTCGAACGGGCCCCGGTGGCCTTCCCCGACGCCACCGCCGTCCGCCGCCTCGCGCAACGGCTCGCGGCGGTGGCCGGACGCAGGCTCGACGACGCCCGGCCCTGGGTCGACGCCCGGCTCCCCGACGGCACCCGGATGCACGCGGTGCTGCCGCCGGTCGCGGTCGGCTCGACCTGCCTGTCGCTTCGGGTGGTCCGCCCCCGCGCCTTCTCCCTGGAGGAGCTGGTCGCGGCGGGCACCGTGCCGCCGGACGGCGCCCCGATCCTGCGGGCCCTGATCGACGCCCGCGTGTCGTACCTCGTCAGTGGCGGCACCGGGACGGGCAAGACCACGCTCCTCGCCTCGCTCCTGGGGCTGGTGGGGGAGCGGGAGCGGATCGTGCTCGCCGAGGACTCGGCGGAGCTGCGGCCGGACCACCCGCACGTGGTGCGCCTGGAAGCGCGGCCCGCGAACCAGGAGGGCGCCGGGCTCGTCACCCTGCGGGACCTGGTCCGGCAGGCGCTGCGGATGCGCCCCGACCGGCTGGTCGTCGGCGAGGTCAGGGGCGGGGAGGCGGTGGATCTGCTTGCCGCTCTCAACACGGGCCATGAAGGCGGCTGCGGAACGGTCCACGCCAATACGGCGGCGGACGTGCCGGCGCGGCTCGAAGCCCTGGGGACGGCGGCCGGGCTCGACCGGGCCGCCCTGCACAGCCAGCTGGGCGCGGGCCTGTCGGTGGTGCTGCACGTCGTACGGGACCGGGACGGACGGCGGCGGATCGCCGAGGTCCACGTCCTGGAGCGGGACCGGGACGGTCTGGTCCGGACGGTGCCGGCGCTGCGGTGGGGCGCGGCCGGGTTCGAGCGGGAGCGGGGCTGGGAGCGGCTGAGGTCGCTGATCGGAGGGGGATCGCGGTGA